The following DNA comes from Emys orbicularis isolate rEmyOrb1 chromosome 13, rEmyOrb1.hap1, whole genome shotgun sequence.
AgttgcagaactgggaatagtcCCAATCCAGTGGTTTCTCCATGGGCCACACAGTTGCTCTGTGATTCCGCAgtgctcctccccactcctctgcaTGTTTTGTTATAGTttccttcttgtcctatccttggtGCACGTGGAGAACAATGGATCATCATCCTCTGTCTAACAACCTGGTACGtctctgaagactgttatcacgtcccccctcacccttctcttctctagactaaacatgcccaattctttctaCCTTTCCTCACGGGTTAGGTTTTCCCTCTtgaagtgtggggcccagaactggacacactactccagctgaggcctcaccagtgccgagtagagcagaacaattacctcccaggtcTTACATACAAAACTCCTGTTAATTCATCCCGGAATGGACAATCTAGCCCAGACAGTCAGCAAAGAATAActtctatgggccaaatcctaagGAATTCATTCTTCTTtaactcaggccatgtctacactacaaaattaagatgACCTAACTTACGTCGGCAGACAGCCGCCgcagtaattacatcgcttgtgcgtgtctgcactttgctccttgtgttggcggtgTGTGACCTCACCAGGAGCACTCGCACTGATTGAACTGCCAGTGTGAggcattgtgggaaggctccagaaagccagtaacagtcgacataagcaacgcagtgtctacattaACACTAACTACATCAACCTTGACTCTACGCCGCTCGTGGAGGTGGGGTTATTAAGTCGGCGTAGTGGGgcagttacattggtgggagtGAAATTTAAGTGTAAACGCTTccatagttaggtcaatgtaagctgccttgcgttgacctaactctgtagagtagaccaggcctcagtagtCAATGGCCTTGATGTTTACACTGTCATAACAAGCACCATAGCATTGAATTCCCTCCTGAGGGCACTTTCAAAGGGATCATTAGCAGCAGCCTCAGCGGAGATCCCAACAGCTGCCTGAGCCAGCGTGAGGCTGCTTTCTCCTATAAACCCTAGAAGGCTCCAGAGCAGGAGGCATGGAGGTCCCTTGTAATATACACGGGTGTGTGCATCAAGCAAGAAATCAAGAGCCAGCCTAGTGCAGCAGTAGAAGGTAGGTGTCTTTGCAGAGCGAATAAGGGCTTGTCCATATGGGGCGGTGGTGCACAACAGCGGGGTGTTAATTCTAAAGTGCCCCAATGTGTTGTGCACAAAGGAACTTTCAGTGGGCGCCAGCAAGAGTCTACATGAGCCAGTTTGCATGCCAGATGTTGGTGCCCTTTAGAAATCCCATTTCTCTTGTGTGCACTACCCCACCCGGTAGACAAGCTCTGAGAGCAGGAGACACGGAGGGGAGCAGCATGGAAGTGGAAACCAGATCCCCACACCCACTCAGCATCGACACAGAGATTGCCGCTTCTTGCTGAGGATTAAAGGTAAATCTGAATCTTCCTGGGGTttgtccacacagggagtcagtgcatggcaagctggggtggaAATCTACAGTGCTGTAGGTTGCTGTGCAGTAAGgggccatgtggaccctgctatcAAGCACTAAAAGTCCCCTAGTGGATTTTGCCCtagtgctgtttgaaatgggcGTAGGTCAATGTGCACTAGGGAATGTTTAGTGCACTGGAACAGGGTCCACACAGCATGTTAGTACGTGGCAGGCTAGtgcgctgtagattcacaccccagcttgccacgaTCTAACTCTccgtttagacaagcccttagtcagatCCTGGGGATCTCATGGAGGGAGGAAATGGTGCGGTAGTGGGAAGGAACACAGCTGGAGCTGTCTCTCAGGAGCACACTGTGGCTGTGCATATCCTGCTCCCTCTCACTTCATACTCTGCCCTTGATATGTCTCATCCCTTCCCCTAACAGGGCTGAACTGCGACACTGCAGAGCGTGGCTGGGAGCATTGAGTTCCAGCTGTTTTGTTGCACCCGGGATGCTGCACAAAATCCAGGCCCAGACACTCTCACTCTTCAGCTGGGCTGCAGAGTGCAGCTGGGGTAGAGTGTGTCTCAGGGTGccaaggaggggaggaaagggagaggggtCTGCTCGGGGCATTCCCTTTGTGCACGGGGCAGGACATTGAGCAGAGGGAGTTTCCCAGCTGTGCTGCTAGTCAGTGTCGTGCTCTCAGTGTCTCAGGCATTAGCATGAGGAGAGCATGCTCACACCCTGCTCTGCTGGCGCTGACAGGCAGGCTCCTGAGCTGCACCTGCTGTCTCAGAGCTGGGGAAGAGAGCGTCTCTTCTTTCCCATTTATTGCATGGGGCTGGGAACGGAGCAGAGGGTGAGAAGAGAAACAGATGCATGGATGGGCAGAGTTTAATGGGGCTGGGAATTTCAGGGGAGTCAGGTGACCAAATCCCCTTGATTTTTCAAGTGTCTAATTTCTTTAGGTCCCTTTGAATATCCCAGCCTCAGAAAAGACTCAGGGAGTTTAATTTAAAGAGGAGATGAACAAGGTGGGACATGCGAGAGGTTAAGGATTAATGAACGGGACAGAGAAACTCCATCAGGTGACCTACATATCAAGAGTGACCCAATCAATTTAACAGACAACACCTTTAGCACTCAGACatgaaacaattttctttttacacaATGTGTATTTGTCTCCTGGAACTCACTGTCATAAGAGATCATTGAGTAATTCAGGAAACTGAATAATGTGGCGAGCTATAGCTCTGGATAGATTTGGGTAGGGGGCTAACCTGGGATGTTGGACACGTGGGGTCAATTCTCTGCTCTCCAGCAGGCTCTCTCGGGGCCTTCAGGGGAATTACTTAgggccagatatttaaaggtGTTGAGGCACCAAATGATGTAGATGGGCACCAAGTGGAATGCTGAAAAGCATCTAAGCAGGTTAAGCATCTAACTccctttggtttcaatgggagttaggcactgagCCTGATCAAGGACTTTGTAAATTCCCACTGGGCACTgatctgcatttttaggcactAAGTACCTTATCAAACCTGgccctctgggcctcagttctccatctgtacaataggCACAGAAACCTTTTCCAATCTCACTGtggcattgtgaggataaatacattaaggacTGTGAGGTGTTCATATACTACAATTTTGCTTGGTCTGTAACCAACACACTTCCATTGTTCTGGGTATATGGGAATTTTCACTGAGTGAAGGCTGATTAAGGACCTTAGACCATGCGGTGTGCTACTAGGAAAACAATTGAACTACAAAAgctctatctgtctgtctgtctgtctgtctactcAGAATTTACAGCTCCTGGTTTTGACCTCTCCTGGGCAGCTGTAAAATGGAAGGATCTCTGGTAGAAGTTAATATTGCAAAAAAACAGTTTGGGAGATCAGAATTACACCGCATAGATTTATTCATGTGAGGAAAGGCTGTGAGATCGTTATTGTTAAAGCCATTCCTTTACTCTCTCTTAGCTCCGTTGACCATTTTTAGTGTGGGCTAAAACTTCCCAGTGGCTAGCATCCTTTGAGGAACAGCAGATCCTTTGTGGCTCTGCATAGCTTGAATTacggtcctgattcagcaaagccctcaggctcagatttttaaagctatttaggggTTGCTGAGCTCAGTGTTGCAACAACGCCTAACTGATTcaggagcctaaattccattttcaaaagggatttaggcatggaggagtctaaatcccattggctgTCAATAGAATGTAGACTCCTCAGTGCCTAAATCTGGGAAAATGTGATTTAGGCTTGGGCATTGCGATGCTGAGTCCAAagctaaatagctttaaaaatctggcctcaagGCACCTTGGTTgcctaagtacttttgaaaatcccactaggcacctatctgcaactttgggtgcctaaatgcctCTGGATACCTGTTCTTCTGCACTTGCTTAAGCTGATGGGAtgtttgtgcctttgaaagtccCGTCTCTGAGTTTTAGTATTTTTATTTGTACCTAGATGCACCTCATAGAGAAAGCAGAAGAGGACAATCGAACGGtcatcacagaattcatcctcctgggattcgggAATCTCCCTGAACTGCAGATCCTTCTCTTCCTGGTtttcctagtgatctacattgtgaccaTGTCCGGGAACATCCTCATCATAGTGCTAGTTGtcgctgatcagcaccttcacacccccatgtactacTTTCTGGGGAACTTGTCTTGCTTGGAGACTTGCTACACCTTGACCATCCTGCCAAGGATGCTGGCTAGTCTCCTGACTGGAGACAGAACCATTTCTGTCAGTGGCTGTTTTGCACAGTTTTATTGCTTTGGTTGTTTGGTAACTACAGAATGCTATCTCCTAGCagcgatgtcttatgatcggtatttagcaataTGCAAACCCCTGCATTATGCAGCCCTGATGAATGGCAGGTTGTGCCTCCAGCTAGCAGCGGGGTCTTGGATAAGCGGATTTCTAACATGTGTAATAACGATGTGCTTTATGTTGCAATTAAcattctgtggccccaatgaaattgaccatttcttttgtgatttttctCCCATGCTAaaactctcctgcagtgacaccaGCATGATCACACTGGTTAGTTTCATACTTGCCTCCATAAACACGCCTTGCCCATTTCTATTAACTGTGACATCCTATGTTTGTATCATTGCTActatcctgagaatcccttccaccaccgggaggcaaaaggccttttccacctgctcctctcacctcattgtggttACAGTTTTCTATGGGACCCTAATGACTGTGTATCTGCTACCAAAAACCAATACACTGAAAGCCCTGAACAAAGTATTCTCTGTCTtctacacagtcctgactcccatgctcaaccccctcatctacagcctgcgGAACAAAGAGGTGAAGGAGGCCCTGAGAAAAGTCATCAGTTAATATATGTTGCTCAAATGAATTCAGATGGAGTCACTGATCTGTGAAGGAATCTATCTGGCTTAATGAGCAAGAAAGTTTACATCTAGTACGGCCCTATCTCATGCCAATGGGAACTGCTTTGGGAAATGTGAGAACATACTACGTTTTGGGTTGATGACATTCCCATTCATGGATAAAGCTGATACTTGCTACTGCCTTAATTGGAAACCTGACTGTCTTGCGCTCTACACTCCACATGGTGACATTTGAGATTTCAGTTACGTGTTTCATTTATTTCTCTGTTCTCTCTGATTTGGGAAAATGCCACATTCTACTTGGCACTGGCCTCAGATCCCTCTGGGTGGAATTAGTTGgttcaaatattttctctctccttgaaCTCCTGGATTCCCAAAAGCTCCACATGTTTATATCTGGGAAGATTGTACTGTGTGTCATCTTGCAATGGGTAGAAGGAGTGTAAGTGTGTGCCTATACTGTAAAGTAAGCCTAGGGTCTGTGGGACTTGAACCCATAGGCTCAGTGAGTGTAAACCTAggcttgagtgtccacactgaaTATTAAGTCTTGGTTTAGAATTTCTGGACCCGGGCCTCACACCAGTGCTCAGGCATCTACGCTGCACTACGCAGACCTAAGTCAAACCAGGTTGTGCCAAGTCTTCAGCTGGCTAACGAGAGAGCCTctccccccaggatacttgaaagaaactggaacaaaggacagtgactgcaaggggcgtgagtgattgctggacccaggctaaaaggagattagtctgtaaaagggagcattctggaactggtgaggatcttatctctattcagtttgattagacatagatttgcgtgttttattttattttgcttggtgacttactttgttctgtctgttactacttgaaaccacttaaatcctactttctgtatttaataaaatcactttttacttattaattaactcagagtatgtattaatacctgggggagcaaacaactgtgcatatctctctgtcagtcttatagagggcgaacaatgtatgagtttaccctgcataagctttatacaggataaaacagatttatttgggtttagaccccattgggagttcgGCATCTGGGttttaaagacaagcacacttctgttacctgctttcaggtaaacctgcagctttggggcaagtaattcagaccctgggtctttgttggagcagtcgggaatgtctggctcagcaagacagatgctggagtcctgagctgtcagggaaagcaggggtataAGTAGTCTGGGCACTCAGGTCGCAGCTCCCAGGGTggattctgtgatccaacccgtcacagtcagTGTTTGAAGAACTTGTCTTGCTTGTGCTTTCACTTCTGTTTCAGGCAATGGGCAGAGCTTCCATGAGGCGCTGGTGGACGTTTCAGGGGCATTTTATGACCTGCAGAAGACGGCACCTGTTGGAGGAGGATGAGGGTGATACAGACCTGGCAGACTcaaactggctgatgctgctcatgGCTCTCAGGAGAGCCGCTGATGCCTCCTGTGTAGACCggtgcttctggagcagggccacaggaacagactggtgggaccccATCGTCATggagacctgggatgaccagaacttgctcatgaagaaagctacatttctggagcctTGTTAGCAGCTTGCCCGGACCCTTCAGCACCACAACACATATGCGAGGGAAGCCATTCCTGTTCAAAAGTAGGTTGCTATACCCCAGAGTCCTACAGGTCCATTGCTAAccagtttggggttggaaagtcGACTGGAAGGTAAAGTGGTGGCCGAGGTTTCTGAGGCAGTCAGGTGTGTGGTTTATCCAAAGATGGGGGCATAAACAATATCCCCAAAGTAAGTGCTGGCTTGGAGAAAATGAGGTTTCCCCACTGCACTGGGGCCATGATTGTATGTACTCAAGGAGCTGGAGTACATACACTGCAAAAGGTACTACTCCATGGGTATGCAGGCCCTTGGGGACCACAGAGGCCAAGTTATGGACGCCAACGTGGGCTTCCCTGGAAAAGTTCATGATACCAGGGTTTTCTGTCAGTCAGGCGTCTACCTTCATGGACAGGCCGGAACACTATTACAAACGACAATGTCATAAATGGAATCACTGTTCCCATGGTTATTCTAGGGGATCCCATGTACCCCCTTTTGCCTGGGCTTATGAAACAGTATCCTGATCAGAGTCCAGGGCAAAAGAAGGCTTAATAATATTCCCCGCAGgtgtagaatggtggttgaatgtgtgTTTGTCAGATTGAAATCCTCAAACCTGAGTCTGAGtttgggcttacattgcagtgtacacattccCTAAGACCCAGTGCGTCAGACCCAAAACAGATTAGTggttatcaaaataaaataaatgatgcGAATGATTTCTGTTGACACAACCTCTTTGctacaacagcaacaacaaaatcaaTGTCAAATAAAAAAGCAGCAGGTAGGTGTGGAGGAAATGGTACTCCTGGCATATTTGAAAAGTGCCAGCATCTTTCATCCTGAAGCACATtgggtaaaatttccaaaagtgTCTACCTCACTTAGAATCATAAATCTCATTAACTTTCAATGAGACACACATACCCCTGTCCTTAGGTCCTTCTGAAAGGGGAACGCAGGCTTTGAAgtcactttggtgcttttgaaaattctacccatTGAATAGTACTTTAATCCGTAGGCCTCTGATTCAAATGAATGCACAGGAAGTAATTGAAGGCATGACAGTAGTTGAGCCACTGAGGGTCGTCTACACGGCAGCTGAaggtgagcctcccagcctgggtaggcaGACTCGTGCTAGCAGGGCTtgtgctagtgtgctaaaaatagctgtgcagaCGTTGTAGGGTGGGGCCAAGCCTGGGTgactagtagggtgaccagatgtcccgattttatagggacagtcccgattttggggtctttttcttatattggctcctattaacccccaccccgtcccgatttttcacatttgctgtctggtcaccctagtgactAGCCTGAGCCTCCCCTGAGGTGAGGAATGTCATTATGACCTGGAGAAAACCTTGTTATGGTTGAGTTAAAAAACTTATTCTAACTGATGTGTGAACATCCCCTTCTAGTCACATAACTGTCAGGATGAGTTAATcagaagccccctcccacacctaagACAAAGAGGTGTGTGAACCTTCCCAGGAATTTGACTGAGTGGGCAGAAGGGTTTTGCTGAccatgggtgtgtgtgagagagaagagagaatgcacaggacagagagagagggagcctgAGGGAGAAAAATCAAGGAAGCCAAGCAGTAGCCCAATGCGAGCCTGGAAAAAGCGAGCGTTTGGGTCGAACGAGGTGACTAACGAGACTAGGGGTGGTAAGCAAAGAagctgctccttttgttcttggttcctcatGCATTCAGAGAAGtcggactttgtacattccttttcAATAAACGAGATTGGATCAAAGAAAATATCAGACTcaatcaatttctacttccaactgggaCATCCCCATGGCTCCAAACTGTGACTAGCCACTCGGGtcaaaaaggggtaacaataCGCAGTCTCTACCCGGCATGGAGATACAGATTGTGTTTGGGGAGGTTTGAACCCTAATGCCCTCAGCATCTACTCAGGGTTGTCTTGTTTTTGCAGCAGTATAGCTGAGAGAGTCTGAGTGTTTGTGTCTGTCTGGTTCCTAGAGAAAAACAACCTGCTGCTTATAGTAATAGGGATTATCATCATTGCCTATGaaaactctggatattcttgttagccATACAAATGTGCAGCCCGGCTTTGATGACTACAGTCTAATCACACATCGTGGAAAAAGTTTTAGAATTTGCcatcttttaattttattgtatGTCCCTGTGACTTTTCTTGCGGTGCCTGGGATTGTGCAGCACGCACTGACACCTCCCCTTACCATGGGAAAGGCAAGTCTGTGCCTGTCAGGGGTCAGCtccctgaatattattgtgatttttggtgtaagggaccatttaTCGCAAAGGCGGGCTTActtgggtggcaagacagactggagtgcccaaggggaccaTCTGTGACTCCATATTAAGGTGGTTGTCATGCTTGAGGAGTTcccacttgatacttggttggtgaaatctaagtctaGAACTCACAGCCAATGTGGGGGTTGTGCCCTGCTTCtaaacagtctgccctgaggttggtacccgTGCTCTtcagccactccagacagcctgacaGCCCTTCTTCCCCCGTCATAGGGGATGGCATGAGTGAGCCAGGTCTTGAAAAGCCTGAGCTGCCACAGTGTGACAATACTCTCCTCTGTCTTCAGCAACTCAGGGGCTGGAAAAGGGTGTGAAGTGGCCGTTACACTTTACAAGTGTGGTATTCTGTCGGGGGAGTAGAATCAGTGTTTGAAcatagggccagggcagggagcgcCAGTCCACTGCCGTAACAAGGCAGAGTGGGAATGTGTGGTGTGGGTATTTTAGGGTATCGCACAaatagggcagagttaaggttgtgtggacATTTATCTCCTCTGTGTATTTCCTGGTTCTCAAAAGTCAGAGTTTTGCTGAATTCAGCCTTCGGGAAAGGCCCAAGATATCACCGGGCACCTAAACTCGGcattaacaatttattttttttacattttatttcctagttttttaaacagaaggaGGAATGTTTCTTAGTGGTAGTTACTGGCCATTTAGACAGCTATCATTCTCACATAGGTTCGCAGTTGATGCGCTACTGTGGCTTGGTAATAAACAAATGACCTAGCTTTTATAttgtgcttttcatcagcagctCTCCAAGAGCTtgacatcattatccccattttacagaggggaaactgaggcacagagcggtgacgtgacttgcccatggtcatccagcaggccagtagcagagctgggaatagtccCGGTCTAGTGGCCGGACGAAGAtgacaagaataaaaaaaaatccctccaccACTCTTCAGCCTTCCTCAGAGCCCACATTTCACGGTCATATGGTAGAGTTGGTGTCAGCGGGGTTCTGCAGATATGCAGCTATGTAGGAAGCTGAATGTCCTGATGTCCCCACAGATGTCACTGAAAGACTCAAAacatagcagcagctgctgccatacGAGTACCCACATCTTTCGAGCATCCTCCAGCCCAGTCTATGATGCtgcccaagggtatgtctacactacaagagtagttcgattttacttaaatcgaattagtggaaccgatat
Coding sequences within:
- the LOC135888192 gene encoding olfactory receptor 10A7-like translates to MHLIEKAEEDNRTVITEFILLGFGNLPELQILLFLVFLVIYIVTMSGNILIIVLVVADQHLHTPMYYFLGNLSCLETCYTLTILPRMLASLLTGDRTISVSGCFAQFYCFGCLVTTECYLLAAMSYDRYLAICKPLHYAALMNGRLCLQLAAGSWISGFLTCVITMCFMLQLTFCGPNEIDHFFCDFSPMLKLSCSDTSMITLVSFILASINTPCPFLLTVTSYVCIIATILRIPSTTGRQKAFSTCSSHLIVVTVFYGTLMTVYLLPKTNTLKALNKVFSVFYTVLTPMLNPLIYSLRNKEVKEALRKVIS